In one window of Tellurirhabdus rosea DNA:
- the rpmG gene encoding 50S ribosomal protein L33, whose translation MAKKGNRIQVILECTEQKDSGVPGMSRYITTKNRKNTPSRIELKKFNPYLRKVTVHKEIK comes from the coding sequence ATGGCGAAGAAAGGCAATAGAATTCAGGTCATTCTGGAGTGCACTGAGCAAAAGGATTCAGGCGTACCGGGCATGTCTCGTTATATCACGACCAAGAACCGTAAGAACACTCCTAGCCGGATCGAACTTAAGAAGTTCAATCCGTATCTGCGGAAAGTAACCGTACACAAAGAAATTAAGTAA
- a CDS encoding NADH-quinone oxidoreductase subunit D, with protein sequence MTDRPTTQTIQYEYKPGHFQASEPNKHNVETLGAGEMILNMGPQHPSTHGVLRLEVVTDGEFIVDVVPHLGYLHRCFEKHAESLPYNQTIPFVDRLDYLTAMSSEHVYVMGVEKMLGIQNDIPKRIEYIRVLVSELNRMAAHFVAIGTYALDIGAYTPFLWYMRDREHLQRLLEWASGSRMLYNYIWIGGLYYDLPVGFEERCAEFLRYLKPKLLELQQLVMENKIFVQRTANVGVLPLPVAIDYGCTGPMLRGSGLAYDLRRVDGYSVYPELDFDIPIGEGLVGTVGDCWDRNYVRVRECWESLRIAEQCLERLTTDLKRTRDFDPQAIVPKKIRPKAQEMYVRGETSKGELGFFFRADGRSDVPFRCHCRSGCYHNLSVMSEIAKGSMIADLVAIMGSIDVVMGEVDR encoded by the coding sequence ATGACTGACCGACCGACGACGCAAACGATTCAATACGAATACAAACCCGGCCATTTTCAGGCGTCGGAACCGAATAAACACAATGTGGAGACGCTCGGAGCCGGCGAGATGATCCTCAACATGGGCCCGCAGCACCCGTCGACCCACGGCGTCCTGCGGCTGGAAGTGGTGACCGACGGCGAATTTATCGTCGATGTAGTGCCGCACCTCGGTTACCTCCACCGCTGTTTCGAGAAACATGCCGAATCGCTGCCCTACAACCAGACCATTCCGTTTGTGGACCGGCTCGACTACCTGACGGCCATGTCCTCGGAGCACGTCTACGTCATGGGCGTCGAAAAAATGCTGGGCATTCAGAACGATATTCCGAAGCGCATTGAATACATCCGCGTGCTGGTTTCGGAGCTGAACCGCATGGCGGCGCATTTCGTGGCCATTGGCACCTACGCGCTGGACATCGGGGCTTACACGCCCTTCCTGTGGTACATGCGCGACCGCGAACACCTCCAGCGCCTGCTCGAATGGGCCAGCGGCTCGCGGATGTTGTACAATTACATCTGGATCGGCGGGCTGTATTACGACCTGCCCGTGGGCTTTGAAGAACGCTGCGCCGAGTTCCTGCGCTACCTGAAACCGAAGCTGCTCGAATTGCAGCAACTGGTGATGGAAAACAAGATTTTCGTCCAGCGGACGGCCAATGTCGGCGTGCTGCCGCTGCCGGTGGCGATTGATTACGGCTGTACGGGGCCGATGCTCCGCGGCTCGGGCCTGGCCTACGACCTCCGGCGGGTGGACGGCTATTCGGTTTACCCCGAACTCGATTTCGATATTCCGATTGGTGAAGGACTCGTGGGCACCGTGGGAGACTGCTGGGACCGTAACTACGTCCGCGTCCGCGAGTGCTGGGAATCGCTCCGCATCGCCGAGCAGTGCCTTGAACGCCTGACCACCGACCTGAAACGGACCCGAGATTTTGACCCGCAGGCGATTGTTCCCAAGAAAATCCGTCCGAAAGCGCAGGAAATGTACGTGCGTGGCGAGACATCGAAGGGTGAACTGGGCTTCTTCTTCCGCGCCGACGGCCGTTCGGACGTGCCTTTCCGCTGCCACTGCCGCTCGGGCTGTTATCATAACCTGTCGGTCATGAGCGAAATTGCCAAAGGCTCGATGATTGCGGACCTCGTCGCCATCATGGGGTCGATTGATGTGGTGATGGGCGAGGTGGACCGTTAG
- a CDS encoding DUF202 domain-containing protein — MPDDLILRDHLALERTHLANERTLLAYLRTSIFLLTSGLSILRLEVLAPLTTLGYGLLILSGLFLTVGLYRFVAHRKKIDQYYRNLPQQ; from the coding sequence ATGCCTGACGACCTGATTCTTCGCGACCACCTCGCCCTTGAACGAACACATCTGGCGAACGAGCGCACTTTACTGGCGTATCTTCGGACGAGCATCTTCCTGCTGACCTCCGGCCTCTCCATCCTCCGTCTGGAAGTGCTGGCGCCGCTGACAACCCTGGGCTACGGACTGCTTATCCTGTCGGGCCTGTTTTTGACCGTTGGCCTGTACCGGTTCGTGGCCCACCGGAAGAAAATTGACCAGTATTACCGGAATCTGCCGCAGCAATAA
- a CDS encoding ArnT family glycosyltransferase — MLKIQPRRYPLLLAFLGILFYIPFLGAVHLFDWDEINFAESAREMLVTGNYTRVQINFQPFWEKPPLFFWMQALCMKIFGVGEFAARLPNALIGIVTLQVLYSFGRKLVNERFGLIWALAYFASLTPHLYFKTGIIDPTFNLFIFIGTWQMAGAVAAYGTSAATRRAAFSGLFIGLAVLTKGPVGGLLLGLTFLIYWGLQRFRPILSFKNGLLFVGCALLVASLWFGLEVAKNGFWFLEEFITYQIRLFSTPDAGHAQPFYYHFVVVLLGCFPMSLFAIKGLAKPTEASPLDFRRWMVILFWVVMILFSIVKTKIVHYSSMAWFPVSFLAASVIYGYLEGKVKWNRGLTAGLASIGILLAILLTALPIVGMNANALIPYVKDRFAAANLTAPVEWMGWEWMIGALFGLAIVWSLVQHARKPAKALLTMAFAVPVMLWLLLPLVVPNIERYVQGAVIDFYEARQGQDIYMEPIGYKSYAHLFYFRKQPPQNPKSYDESWLVNGPVDKPAYFVTRNINADDYRYNPNLEVIGEEAGWVFFRRKPGFKE; from the coding sequence ATGCTGAAAATACAACCCCGCCGCTACCCGCTGCTTCTGGCTTTTCTTGGTATTCTTTTCTATATCCCGTTTCTGGGAGCCGTTCACCTTTTCGACTGGGACGAAATCAACTTCGCCGAATCGGCGCGGGAGATGCTTGTGACGGGCAACTACACCCGGGTTCAGATCAACTTCCAGCCGTTCTGGGAAAAACCGCCCCTGTTTTTCTGGATGCAGGCGCTTTGCATGAAGATCTTCGGCGTGGGCGAATTTGCCGCCCGGCTGCCGAACGCACTGATTGGTATCGTTACGTTGCAGGTGCTTTATTCGTTCGGCCGAAAACTCGTCAATGAGCGCTTCGGACTCATCTGGGCACTGGCCTACTTTGCCTCCCTGACGCCGCATCTGTATTTCAAAACCGGCATCATCGACCCGACATTCAACCTGTTCATCTTTATAGGAACGTGGCAAATGGCTGGGGCCGTGGCCGCTTACGGCACTTCGGCGGCGACCCGGCGGGCGGCTTTTTCCGGCCTGTTCATCGGGCTGGCGGTCCTGACCAAAGGTCCGGTCGGCGGTCTGCTGCTCGGCCTCACGTTCCTGATTTACTGGGGTCTTCAGCGATTCCGACCGATTCTGAGTTTCAAAAACGGCCTCCTTTTCGTCGGCTGTGCCTTGCTGGTGGCTTCGCTCTGGTTCGGACTGGAGGTGGCCAAAAACGGCTTCTGGTTTCTCGAAGAATTCATCACGTACCAAATCCGGCTGTTCTCGACGCCCGATGCCGGGCACGCGCAGCCGTTTTATTACCATTTCGTCGTCGTACTGCTGGGTTGTTTTCCGATGTCCCTTTTTGCCATCAAAGGACTGGCAAAACCGACCGAAGCCTCGCCGCTGGATTTTCGCCGCTGGATGGTGATCCTGTTCTGGGTAGTGATGATTCTGTTTTCTATCGTGAAAACGAAAATAGTGCACTATTCGTCGATGGCCTGGTTTCCGGTGTCGTTTCTGGCGGCTTCGGTGATTTACGGCTATCTCGAAGGCAAGGTAAAGTGGAACCGCGGGCTGACGGCCGGGCTGGCTTCCATCGGTATTCTGCTGGCGATTCTGCTGACGGCACTGCCCATTGTCGGCATGAACGCCAACGCGCTGATTCCGTACGTGAAAGACCGTTTCGCTGCCGCCAACCTCACCGCCCCGGTGGAGTGGATGGGCTGGGAATGGATGATCGGGGCGCTTTTCGGCCTAGCAATTGTCTGGTCGCTGGTGCAGCACGCCCGAAAGCCCGCCAAAGCCTTGCTGACGATGGCCTTTGCCGTTCCCGTCATGCTGTGGCTGCTGCTTCCGCTGGTGGTGCCCAACATCGAACGCTACGTGCAGGGAGCGGTCATCGACTTCTACGAAGCCCGGCAGGGGCAGGATATTTACATGGAACCAATTGGCTACAAGAGCTACGCCCACCTGTTCTATTTCCGCAAACAGCCGCCCCAAAATCCCAAAAGCTACGACGAATCCTGGCTCGTCAACGGCCCCGTCGACAAACCCGCCTACTTCGTCACCCGCAATATCAACGCCGACGACTACCGCTACAATCCGAACCTGGAAGTCATCGGGGAGGAAGCTGGTTGGGTGTTCTTCCGGCGGAAACCGGGATTTAAAGAATGA
- a CDS encoding SDR family NAD(P)-dependent oxidoreductase, with protein MSSFQNQVALITGAGAGIGRATALAFAAEGARVVVSDVNEAGGAETVSQIEAAGGEAVFVRCNVARPEEVEAAVRQTVETFGRLDIGINNAGIGGDFARLHEQSPDAWNQMLAVNLSGVFYCMQSEIRQMLAQGGGKIVNISSIAGIRGMPMGGPYSAAKHGVIGLTKTAALEYARKNIRVNAVCPVYTHSAMVDGLIAVAPGMEERMRKMIPIGRLGQPEEIAQAILWLCADENAFCTGQAIQMDGGLMAG; from the coding sequence ATGTCCTCGTTTCAGAATCAGGTTGCCTTGATCACCGGTGCCGGTGCCGGAATCGGCCGGGCCACGGCGCTGGCCTTTGCCGCGGAAGGTGCGCGCGTCGTGGTTTCGGACGTCAACGAAGCCGGCGGGGCCGAAACCGTTTCGCAGATCGAAGCCGCAGGTGGCGAAGCCGTTTTTGTGCGCTGTAACGTCGCCCGTCCGGAAGAGGTCGAAGCGGCCGTCCGGCAAACTGTCGAAACCTTTGGCCGCCTCGATATCGGCATCAACAATGCGGGCATCGGCGGCGATTTCGCCCGGCTGCACGAACAGTCGCCCGACGCCTGGAACCAGATGCTGGCCGTTAACCTCAGCGGCGTTTTCTACTGCATGCAGTCCGAGATCCGGCAGATGCTGGCGCAGGGCGGCGGCAAGATTGTCAACATTTCGTCCATTGCCGGAATACGCGGCATGCCGATGGGTGGACCCTACAGCGCGGCCAAGCACGGCGTGATCGGCCTGACCAAAACGGCGGCGCTCGAATACGCCCGTAAAAACATCCGCGTCAACGCCGTTTGCCCGGTGTATACCCACTCGGCGATGGTCGACGGGCTGATCGCCGTAGCGCCGGGCATGGAAGAACGCATGCGGAAAATGATTCCGATCGGGCGACTCGGCCAGCCGGAAGAAATCGCCCAGGCCATTCTGTGGCTTTGTGCCGACGAAAACGCCTTCTGCACCGGACAGGCCATTCAGATGGACGGCGGGCTGATGGCGGGCTGA
- a CDS encoding CPBP family intramembrane glutamic endopeptidase → MKQLIRFVRDHWRADFRPDLYGLVLLFLALAISVNYYVDLEDSVIDAYRSEPLKRMGLYFLLYACAYYPTAFFWTHFNRRKDILRQRDFWLFSLFGLGIFSIYAGFYEYERWSSQLFGGEIYTYAFYLLSNLHSLLTVLLPLILFYRFVPQPDSDFYGLKPKWSGLRLYGWLLLLMLPLVAIASFQPSFLQSYPSYRDTNANEFLAVPEWVTALGFELAYGWDFIPTELLFRGFLVIGMTHILGRGAVLPMVVTYAFIHFGKPPGETISSVIGGYILGVFALKTRSVWGGIIVHLGVAWLMEAAAFLQMLND, encoded by the coding sequence ATGAAACAACTGATCCGCTTCGTCCGTGACCACTGGCGGGCCGACTTTCGCCCGGACCTGTACGGACTCGTTTTGCTTTTTCTGGCGCTGGCCATCAGCGTCAACTATTACGTGGACCTGGAGGACAGCGTGATCGACGCGTACCGTTCCGAGCCGTTGAAGCGCATGGGTCTGTATTTCCTGCTGTACGCCTGCGCCTACTACCCGACGGCCTTTTTCTGGACGCATTTTAACCGCCGGAAAGACATTCTGCGGCAACGCGATTTCTGGCTATTCAGCCTGTTTGGGCTCGGGATTTTTTCGATTTACGCGGGATTTTACGAATACGAGCGCTGGAGCAGCCAGTTGTTCGGCGGAGAAATTTACACCTATGCCTTCTACCTCCTGAGTAACCTGCATTCCCTGCTGACGGTGCTGCTGCCGCTGATTCTCTTTTACCGTTTTGTGCCGCAGCCGGACAGTGATTTTTACGGCTTAAAGCCCAAATGGAGCGGTCTGCGGCTCTACGGCTGGCTCCTGCTCCTCATGCTGCCGCTGGTGGCGATTGCGTCTTTCCAGCCTTCGTTCCTGCAAAGCTACCCGTCTTACCGCGACACGAATGCCAACGAATTTTTGGCCGTGCCGGAGTGGGTCACGGCGCTGGGCTTTGAACTGGCCTACGGCTGGGACTTCATCCCGACGGAACTGCTGTTCCGGGGCTTTCTGGTCATCGGCATGACGCACATTCTGGGCCGCGGAGCCGTGCTGCCGATGGTCGTGACCTACGCCTTTATTCACTTCGGCAAGCCGCCCGGCGAGACAATCAGCTCCGTCATCGGCGGCTACATCCTGGGCGTTTTTGCGTTGAAAACCCGCAGCGTCTGGGGCGGCATCATCGTCCACCTCGGCGTGGCGTGGCTGATGGAAGCGGCCGCGTTTTTGCAAATGCTGAATGATTGA
- a CDS encoding outer membrane beta-barrel protein — MGKRYFILFFCLLTSSVIAQTAAYRGKITGQISDNNQKVVEFATVTLHRAADSTLVKGALSDERGLFEFEEVGEGRYYVQVSQVGYQRFRTPLFQLNAANPTIRLTNIQVQEETRTLNEVNVRTAKPFVERQLDKIIVNVENSIVSAGAAAMDVLERAPGIRVDQDGRISLKGKQGVIIMIDGKPSQLAASDLDNYLRSLPSNAIDKIEIITNPSARYDAAGNAGIINIRMKKDQRLGMNGNLTASYGSGRYGKANAGFSLNYRNKKWNYFGNYNYSYRKAFTHLIINRRYFTGNEVAERQVLDNYLKFPFKTHTVRAGMDFFATKKTTVGLLLNGVSNAFTPNGFNETFRYAPTGALRDRYTTQNNSSDLWQNGSVNLNFKHTFDSTGNGGSGRELTADLDYVRYQSSTDQLFTTNLYNITTNALLARELLIGDLGGHINIRSLKADYVNPLKNKGRLEAGFKLSYVTTDNDVRFYDRLDNRDVLNTNMSNHFVYEENINAAYLNFNRPVGKLTMQFGLRGEQTLAKGRQLTTGQTFDRNYFQLFPSLAVTQKLTKNHELNYTLSRRIDRPSYRQLNPFRFFINRTTYSEGNPYLLPQLTYAAEVSHTYKQRFTTTVSYSRTTNNITNVLLRQTGNFGGSRDTLVTFQTDRNIANFEYLGLTVSAPAQLTKWWNTNANLTAYYGKYTGNLGNTNIRNALPTFNLNVTNSFTLPKGLTAELTGFYQAKEVYGIMTIQRLGSVSAGLQAPVLQRKGTLRLNVSDVFLTSIVNGASAAAGVDEKFWQRRDSRVGTLAFTYRFGKGTVAPARRRSTGSESEQRRVQMGS, encoded by the coding sequence ATGGGGAAGCGCTACTTTATTCTTTTTTTCTGCCTGTTAACCAGCTCCGTAATCGCCCAGACAGCGGCTTATCGCGGGAAAATTACGGGGCAAATCAGCGATAACAACCAGAAAGTCGTCGAATTTGCGACCGTGACCCTGCACCGGGCGGCTGATTCGACCTTAGTGAAAGGTGCTTTGTCAGACGAGCGGGGACTTTTTGAATTTGAAGAAGTCGGCGAAGGCCGGTACTATGTGCAGGTCTCGCAGGTCGGCTACCAGCGCTTCCGGACGCCGCTTTTCCAACTCAATGCCGCCAACCCAACCATCAGACTCACCAACATCCAGGTACAGGAAGAAACCCGAACGCTGAACGAGGTCAACGTCCGGACCGCGAAGCCGTTCGTCGAGCGGCAACTGGACAAGATCATCGTCAACGTCGAGAACAGCATCGTGAGTGCGGGGGCGGCGGCGATGGACGTGCTGGAACGGGCACCGGGCATCCGGGTCGATCAGGACGGCCGCATCAGTCTGAAGGGCAAACAGGGCGTCATCATCATGATCGACGGCAAACCCTCTCAGCTCGCTGCCTCGGACCTCGACAACTACCTCCGCAGCCTGCCGTCCAACGCCATTGATAAAATCGAAATCATTACGAACCCTTCGGCCCGCTACGATGCCGCCGGAAACGCCGGCATCATCAACATCCGGATGAAAAAAGACCAGCGGCTGGGTATGAACGGCAACCTGACGGCCAGCTACGGCAGCGGTCGGTATGGCAAGGCCAACGCGGGTTTCAGCCTCAATTACCGGAACAAAAAGTGGAATTACTTCGGCAACTACAATTACTCGTACCGGAAAGCCTTTACACATCTAATCATCAACCGGCGGTATTTCACCGGCAACGAGGTAGCCGAACGGCAGGTGCTGGACAACTACCTCAAGTTTCCGTTCAAAACGCACACGGTTCGGGCGGGTATGGACTTTTTTGCGACGAAAAAAACGACCGTCGGCCTGCTGCTGAACGGCGTTTCGAACGCGTTTACCCCGAACGGCTTTAACGAAACCTTCCGGTATGCTCCGACCGGCGCGCTCCGCGACCGCTACACGACGCAGAACAACTCCAGTGACCTGTGGCAGAACGGTTCCGTTAACCTCAATTTCAAGCATACCTTTGATAGTACGGGGAACGGAGGTTCAGGACGCGAACTGACCGCCGACCTCGACTACGTCCGTTACCAGAGCAGCACCGACCAGCTTTTTACGACGAATCTGTACAACATAACCACAAACGCCCTGCTGGCCCGCGAACTGCTGATTGGCGATCTGGGCGGCCATATCAACATCCGCTCGCTGAAGGCCGATTACGTTAACCCGCTGAAAAACAAGGGCCGCCTGGAAGCCGGGTTCAAGCTCAGCTATGTGACGACCGATAACGATGTCCGTTTCTACGACCGCCTCGACAACCGCGACGTGCTGAACACCAACATGTCCAACCATTTTGTCTACGAAGAAAACATCAACGCGGCGTACCTCAATTTCAACCGGCCGGTCGGCAAGCTGACGATGCAGTTCGGGCTGCGGGGCGAACAGACGCTGGCCAAAGGGCGGCAGCTAACCACTGGGCAGACCTTCGACCGGAATTATTTCCAGTTGTTCCCAAGTCTGGCCGTGACGCAGAAATTGACCAAAAACCACGAACTGAATTACACCCTCAGCCGCCGCATCGACCGGCCGAGTTACCGGCAGCTGAACCCGTTCCGGTTCTTCATCAACCGCACGACGTATTCGGAGGGCAACCCGTACCTGCTCCCGCAGCTGACGTACGCGGCCGAAGTATCGCATACGTACAAGCAGCGGTTCACCACCACGGTGTCGTACAGTCGGACCACCAACAACATTACAAACGTATTGCTGCGGCAGACGGGCAATTTCGGCGGCTCCCGCGATACGCTCGTGACCTTCCAGACCGACCGCAACATCGCGAATTTTGAGTACCTCGGCCTGACGGTGAGCGCCCCGGCCCAACTCACCAAATGGTGGAACACGAACGCCAACCTGACAGCCTATTACGGTAAATACACCGGCAATCTTGGCAACACCAACATCCGCAACGCCCTGCCGACCTTCAACCTCAATGTCACCAATTCGTTTACGCTCCCCAAAGGGCTGACGGCCGAACTGACGGGCTTCTATCAGGCCAAAGAAGTGTACGGCATCATGACAATTCAGCGGCTGGGCAGCGTCTCGGCGGGTTTGCAGGCTCCGGTTCTGCAGCGCAAGGGCACATTGCGCCTAAACGTAAGCGACGTTTTCCTGACCAGCATTGTCAACGGCGCGTCGGCGGCGGCGGGCGTGGATGAGAAATTCTGGCAGCGCCGTGATTCACGCGTGGGTACGCTGGCCTTTACGTACCGCTTTGGCAAAGGCACGGTCGCCCCGGCGCGTCGGCGCAGCACCGGCTCGGAATCGGAGCAGCGTCGGGTGCAGATGGGAAGCTGA
- the rimO gene encoding 30S ribosomal protein S12 methylthiotransferase RimO → MKTKGLRTNKINIVTLGCSKNLVDSEVLYTQLKGNGMNVTHESKKDDANIVVINTCGFIDNAKEESVNTILRYVDAKEAGVVDKVYVTGCLSHRYKDELEVEIPTVDAWFGTNELPRLLKTLKADYKHELVGERLLTTPAHFAYLKIAEGCDRPCSFCAIPLMRGGHVSRPMDELVKEAQSLARRGTKELILIAQDLTYYGLDLYKKRNLADLMRRLSDVEGIDWIRLQYAYPSGFPMDVLDAMNERPNICNYLDMPLQTGSTAQLQLMRRGITREKTEALIHSIREKVPNITLRTTLIVGHPGETEEQFDETYDFVERMRFDRLGVFTYSHEENTHSFSLEDDVPADVKQERADEIMGLQQGISYELNQEKVGHFYKVLFDRKEGGYFIGRTEADSPEVDNEVLVKADSTYVRQGDFALVKITEAHEFDLFGEVVAQ, encoded by the coding sequence ATGAAAACGAAAGGATTACGTACCAATAAAATTAACATCGTCACGCTCGGCTGTTCGAAAAACCTCGTGGATTCGGAGGTGCTGTATACGCAACTGAAGGGCAACGGCATGAACGTGACGCACGAGTCGAAAAAGGACGATGCCAATATCGTCGTCATCAATACCTGCGGCTTTATCGACAACGCCAAGGAAGAATCCGTCAACACCATTCTCCGCTACGTGGACGCCAAAGAGGCCGGTGTGGTGGATAAGGTCTACGTGACGGGCTGCCTGTCGCACCGCTACAAGGACGAACTGGAGGTTGAAATTCCGACCGTCGATGCCTGGTTTGGCACCAATGAACTACCCCGCCTGCTCAAAACGCTGAAGGCCGATTACAAGCACGAACTCGTCGGGGAACGCCTGCTGACGACGCCCGCCCACTTCGCCTACCTGAAAATTGCCGAGGGCTGCGACCGCCCCTGTTCGTTCTGCGCCATTCCGCTCATGCGCGGCGGGCACGTGTCGCGCCCGATGGACGAACTGGTGAAGGAAGCGCAGTCGCTGGCCCGGCGCGGGACGAAAGAGCTGATCCTGATTGCGCAGGACCTGACGTACTACGGCCTGGATTTGTACAAAAAGCGGAACCTCGCCGACCTGATGCGCCGTCTCTCGGACGTGGAAGGCATCGACTGGATTCGCCTGCAATACGCCTACCCGTCGGGCTTCCCGATGGATGTGCTCGACGCGATGAACGAGCGGCCGAACATCTGCAACTACCTCGACATGCCCCTGCAAACCGGCTCGACCGCCCAGCTTCAACTCATGCGCCGGGGCATCACGCGGGAAAAAACCGAAGCCCTGATTCACTCGATTCGCGAAAAAGTACCCAACATCACCCTGCGGACGACGCTCATCGTCGGTCACCCCGGCGAAACCGAGGAACAGTTCGACGAAACGTACGACTTCGTGGAACGGATGCGTTTCGACCGGCTGGGCGTGTTTACCTACTCGCACGAAGAAAACACGCACTCGTTTAGCTTGGAGGACGATGTTCCGGCCGACGTGAAGCAGGAGCGGGCCGACGAAATCATGGGGCTGCAGCAGGGCATTTCCTACGAACTGAACCAGGAAAAAGTCGGCCATTTTTACAAAGTGCTGTTCGACCGGAAGGAAGGCGGCTATTTTATCGGCCGTACCGAAGCCGATTCCCCGGAAGTAGACAACGAAGTGCTGGTAAAAGCCGATAGCACCTATGTCCGGCAGGGCGATTTTGCGCTGGTAAAAATCACCGAGGCGCATGAGTTTGACCTGTTCGGCGAGGTGGTCGCGCAGTAA
- a CDS encoding DUF4295 domain-containing protein, whose amino-acid sequence MAKKVVATLKKEGSGKNFAKIIKAVKSDKTGAYTFKEEMVPLEEVQNALKG is encoded by the coding sequence ATGGCAAAGAAAGTAGTTGCAACCCTGAAGAAAGAAGGCAGCGGCAAGAACTTCGCGAAGATCATCAAAGCCGTTAAGTCTGACAAAACGGGCGCGTACACCTTCAAGGAGGAAATGGTGCCCCTGGAAGAAGTTCAGAACGCTCTGAAAGGTTAA
- a CDS encoding nucleotidyltransferase domain-containing protein, whose protein sequence is MVNLEEINREVIAIMKRHYGDRLAKIVLFGSYARGDFDEESDIDYLIVLKDSEVSTPREIHQLSPPDE, encoded by the coding sequence ATGGTGAATCTGGAGGAAATCAACCGGGAGGTCATTGCCATCATGAAACGGCACTACGGCGACCGTCTGGCGAAAATTGTCCTCTTCGGGTCCTATGCGCGCGGGGATTTCGACGAGGAGTCGGATATTGATTATCTAATTGTATTGAAAGATAGTGAAGTCTCGACTCCAAGAGAAATTCATCAGCTCAGCCCCCCAGATGAATGA
- the ftsY gene encoding signal recognition particle-docking protein FtsY codes for MGLFDFFSKEKKESLDKGLEKTKESFFSKLSRAVVGKSKVDEEVLDELEEVLISSDVGVETTVKIIKRIEDRVARDKYVGTDELDRILREEIAGLLSENKSEDVTDEFTLPAGKKPYVIMVVGVNGVGKTTTIGKLAAQFHKRGKKVVLGAGDTFRAAAVAQLKLWGDRVGVPVIEHGMNTDPSAVAYDAVKKAVETDADVVIIDTAGRLHTKVNLMNELSKIKRVMQKVIADAPNEVLLVLDGSTGQNAVIQAREFTKATDVTALAITKLDGTAKGGVVIGISDEFRIPVRYIGVGEKIEDLQTFNKAEFVDSFFKK; via the coding sequence ATGGGATTATTTGATTTCTTCTCGAAAGAAAAAAAGGAATCGCTCGATAAAGGGCTGGAGAAAACGAAGGAAAGCTTCTTCTCCAAGCTGAGCCGCGCCGTGGTCGGAAAGTCGAAAGTGGATGAGGAAGTACTCGACGAACTCGAAGAAGTGCTCATCAGCTCCGACGTCGGGGTGGAAACCACCGTTAAAATTATCAAACGGATTGAGGACCGCGTGGCGCGGGATAAATACGTCGGCACGGACGAACTCGACCGGATTCTGCGCGAGGAAATCGCCGGGCTGCTGTCCGAAAACAAGTCGGAGGACGTCACGGACGAATTTACGCTGCCCGCCGGTAAAAAGCCGTACGTGATCATGGTGGTCGGCGTCAACGGGGTTGGCAAAACGACTACCATCGGCAAGCTGGCGGCCCAGTTTCACAAACGGGGCAAGAAAGTCGTGCTCGGCGCGGGCGACACGTTCCGGGCCGCCGCCGTGGCCCAGCTCAAGCTGTGGGGCGACCGCGTGGGCGTCCCCGTCATCGAACACGGCATGAACACCGACCCCTCGGCCGTGGCCTACGACGCGGTGAAAAAAGCGGTGGAAACCGATGCGGACGTGGTGATCATCGATACCGCCGGTCGTCTGCACACCAAAGTCAACCTGATGAACGAGCTGTCGAAGATCAAGCGCGTGATGCAGAAAGTCATTGCCGATGCGCCGAACGAGGTGCTTCTGGTGCTTGATGGCTCCACGGGTCAGAACGCCGTGATTCAGGCCCGCGAATTCACGAAGGCGACGGACGTGACGGCCCTGGCGATTACCAAACTGGACGGAACGGCGAAAGGCGGCGTGGTGATCGGGATTTCGGATGAATTCAGAATTCCGGTGCGCTACATCGGCGTAGGCGAGAAAATCGAGGACCTGCAGACGTTCAACAAGGCGGAGTTTGTGGATTCGTTTTTTAAGAAATGA